One part of the Candidatus Thermoplasmatota archaeon genome encodes these proteins:
- the hemC gene encoding hydroxymethylbilane synthase, translating into MICGTRGSLLAEAQTRVVIGALKRLRPGIQVTVRKVRTAGDVFRRRPISELGGIGAFVREIDDLLLDDKLDFAVHSLKDVPTKLRGGIEVAAILPRGDPRDFLVCRVPLSKLPSGARVGTSSLRRRAQLLRRRGDLIAVPLRGNVPTRVNKVSTGDLDGAMVAKAGLDRLCMAPRGFLLPIKDFVPAPAQGAIAVVARTGSDAASLVKCLDHRPTRLATETERIVMRLLGGGCTAPVGIYAKCISDKVTVKAMILSIDGKKTLLHDASFPRRAMADGTRKFAAELRRLGGGDLVKEAARAALDW; encoded by the coding sequence ATGATCTGCGGAACAAGGGGCAGTCTGCTTGCTGAGGCCCAGACGCGGGTTGTGATTGGCGCGCTCAAACGGCTGCGTCCAGGGATCCAAGTGACAGTCCGGAAGGTGAGAACCGCAGGGGACGTTTTCCGCCGGAGGCCGATAAGCGAGTTGGGAGGCATCGGGGCCTTCGTGAGGGAGATCGACGACCTTCTGCTCGATGACAAACTCGATTTTGCCGTCCACAGCCTCAAGGATGTCCCTACGAAGCTCAGGGGGGGAATTGAGGTGGCTGCCATCCTGCCGCGGGGCGACCCAAGGGATTTCCTGGTCTGCAGGGTCCCCCTCAGCAAGCTGCCTTCCGGAGCGAGAGTCGGGACTTCCAGCTTGAGGCGCAGGGCGCAGCTGCTGAGGAGAAGGGGAGACCTCATCGCGGTCCCGCTCAGGGGCAACGTCCCCACGCGGGTGAACAAAGTGTCGACCGGTGACCTCGATGGAGCGATGGTTGCCAAGGCGGGCCTCGACAGGCTCTGCATGGCTCCGAGGGGGTTCCTGCTCCCTATCAAGGATTTCGTACCCGCGCCCGCCCAGGGAGCGATTGCAGTCGTGGCGAGAACGGGTTCCGACGCAGCATCGCTTGTCAAATGTCTTGATCACCGACCAACGAGGCTTGCCACGGAGACTGAGCGCATTGTGATGCGCCTGCTCGGAGGGGGATGCACGGCCCCTGTGGGGATATATGCCAAATGCATCTCCGATAAGGTCACAGTAAAGGCGATGATTCTCTCTATTGATGGAAAAAAGACTTTGCTTCATGATGCGTCATTTCCCCGGAGGGCGATGGCAGACGGCACAAGAAAGTTCGCAGCTGAGCTTCGCAGGCTAGGAGGTGGAGACCTTGTCAAGGAAGCGGCAAGAGCGGCACTCGATTGGTAA
- a CDS encoding radical SAM protein: MGISSPDSSLTSFRPGGRKQLKKSFEPRILSWNTTNRCNLKCAHCYMDAKDRRGSDELTTDEGKRLIDGISQVSKCVLVLSGGEPLMREDIFELASFASSRGLRVVMGTNGTLITDKTARDLISAGVARVAISLDGCDALVHDSLRRVEGAFEAAVEGAAACRRAGLQFQVNATVLRENVDRIPEMIKSAKQIGAEEFHLFFLVPTGRGASLRDISPSSYETMLKQLLPLEKEIGIRIKPTCAPMYMRIAKQSGSDAVKRYTRGCLAGISYCRVSPEGGVYPCPYLPIEVGNVRKESFARIWHNASLFQELRDYSKLQGKCGVCGFNDVCGGCRARAYALTGNPLSPDPWCVYVPRRECDA; encoded by the coding sequence ATGGGCATTAGCTCGCCAGACTCCAGCTTAACGTCGTTTAGACCAGGGGGGAGAAAACAACTGAAGAAGAGCTTCGAACCGAGAATTCTCTCATGGAATACGACCAACAGATGCAATCTCAAATGCGCCCATTGTTACATGGACGCCAAGGACCGGCGGGGCTCGGACGAGCTCACCACCGACGAGGGCAAGCGGCTCATCGACGGGATCTCACAGGTCTCCAAGTGCGTACTTGTCCTGAGCGGTGGCGAACCGCTGATGAGGGAGGACATCTTCGAGCTGGCCAGTTTTGCGAGCTCCCGAGGACTGCGAGTGGTCATGGGGACGAACGGCACGCTGATAACCGACAAGACGGCGAGAGATTTGATATCCGCAGGCGTGGCAAGGGTGGCAATATCACTCGACGGCTGCGATGCTCTGGTACACGACTCTCTGAGGAGAGTAGAAGGGGCATTCGAAGCCGCTGTCGAGGGCGCTGCGGCTTGCAGAAGAGCGGGCCTGCAGTTCCAGGTGAATGCGACCGTCCTGAGGGAAAACGTCGATCGAATCCCGGAGATGATCAAGTCCGCAAAACAGATTGGTGCTGAAGAATTTCACTTGTTCTTCTTGGTCCCGACGGGGAGAGGGGCATCCCTAAGGGACATAAGCCCGTCATCCTACGAGACCATGCTGAAGCAGCTTCTTCCGCTGGAGAAGGAGATAGGCATACGCATCAAACCGACCTGCGCTCCTATGTATATGCGCATCGCGAAGCAGAGCGGGAGCGACGCCGTCAAGAGGTACACGAGAGGATGCCTAGCAGGCATATCGTACTGCAGAGTGAGCCCCGAGGGCGGCGTGTATCCCTGCCCCTATCTGCCCATCGAGGTGGGGAATGTCCGGAAGGAGAGCTTCGCTAGGATTTGGCACAATGCTTCCCTGTTCCAAGAACTCAGAGACTACTCGAAGTTGCAGGGCAAGTGTGGCGTGTGCGGGTTCAACGACGTGTGCGGTGGTTGCAGAGCGCGCGCCTATGCCCTGACAGGCAACCCGCTCTCACCAGATCCTTGGTGCGTTTATGTCCCGCGGAGGGAATGCGATGCTTGA
- the cobA gene encoding uroporphyrinogen-III C-methyltransferase yields MSRKRQERHSIGKVYLVGSGPGHPGLATIRAVEVLKNVDVVVYDHLVGKGILDMVPPGVERIDAGKCGSHHKLQQDEINELMAKRALAGQTVARLKGGDPYLFGRGGEEAEFLIAKGVKVEVVPGVTSALAVPAAAGIPVTHRDFASAVTIVTGHDSPTKKGGPVDWAGIARLDSTIVVLMGMKNLGRIAARLMSEGKPGNTPVAIIEKGTCSDQVVTVGDLKTIHRKAREAGAKAPAIIVIGDVVRLRERLGGIP; encoded by the coding sequence TTGTCAAGGAAGCGGCAAGAGCGGCACTCGATTGGTAAGGTGTACCTTGTCGGTTCCGGCCCTGGGCACCCTGGGCTTGCGACGATTCGCGCCGTCGAGGTGCTGAAGAATGTGGATGTTGTGGTCTACGACCACCTTGTCGGGAAGGGTATCTTGGATATGGTCCCGCCAGGGGTCGAACGCATAGACGCAGGCAAGTGCGGGTCACACCACAAGCTGCAACAAGACGAGATCAACGAGCTGATGGCGAAGCGCGCACTGGCTGGCCAGACGGTCGCGAGGCTGAAGGGTGGTGACCCGTATCTGTTCGGGAGAGGCGGTGAAGAGGCGGAGTTCCTCATAGCAAAGGGAGTGAAGGTCGAGGTCGTGCCTGGCGTGACCTCTGCCTTGGCAGTGCCAGCAGCTGCCGGAATCCCGGTCACGCACAGGGATTTCGCGTCGGCCGTCACCATAGTCACCGGTCACGATTCTCCTACCAAGAAAGGTGGGCCGGTCGACTGGGCCGGCATAGCACGCCTCGACTCAACCATCGTGGTGCTGATGGGAATGAAGAACCTCGGGCGCATTGCAGCCAGGTTGATGAGCGAAGGCAAGCCTGGAAACACGCCAGTGGCGATCATAGAGAAGGGCACGTGCTCCGATCAGGTGGTCACAGTCGGTGATCTCAAGACCATCCACCGAAAGGCTCGGGAAGCTGGGGCGAAAGCCCCCGCGATAATCGTGATAGGCGATGTCGTGCGGCTGAGGGAACGCCTAGGAGGCATACCTTGA
- the hemL gene encoding glutamate-1-semialdehyde 2,1-aminomutase yields MTKSERLHERAKELMPAGVSSPVRAYEPFPRFIRGGKGSKMWDVDGNEYVDYCMAFGPLILGHAPPPVVSAVKAVISKGSVFGAPTELEVLLAEKIRKHYPAGEMLRFVSTGTEATMHAIRLARGYTRRKKIVKVEGAYHGAHDAMLVKAGSGALTHSMPNSLGVLDDLAKHTVLVPFNDAQALRKAIREADGDVAAMILEPVLGNVGPILPKEGYLKEVREITRAADVLLIFDEVITGFRLGLGGAQEMFGVRPDLFTMGKIVGGGYPIGVFAGRRDIMSNISPLGGVYQAGTFSGNPVSTTAGLETIRAIEKRGYGPLNRRSWKLRKGLEDVFSRTSLPHQVSGIGSMFQVFFTDANILNWNDARASDTTSFMKMFRGLLDEGVYTPPSQFETNFLSMAHSDADIEFTLAAYERTLRGLRR; encoded by the coding sequence TTGACGAAGTCGGAAAGGCTGCACGAGAGGGCCAAAGAGCTCATGCCAGCTGGGGTATCGAGCCCCGTCAGGGCCTACGAGCCTTTTCCAAGATTCATCAGGGGCGGCAAAGGCTCGAAGATGTGGGACGTTGACGGGAACGAGTACGTCGACTACTGCATGGCCTTTGGGCCGCTCATACTGGGACATGCTCCACCACCTGTGGTTAGCGCTGTCAAGGCGGTCATATCCAAGGGGAGTGTCTTCGGCGCGCCCACAGAGCTGGAAGTCCTGCTTGCTGAGAAGATAAGGAAGCACTATCCCGCAGGTGAGATGCTCAGGTTCGTGAGCACCGGCACCGAAGCCACCATGCACGCGATCAGACTTGCGAGAGGGTACACCCGGAGAAAGAAGATTGTGAAGGTAGAGGGTGCCTACCATGGCGCCCACGATGCTATGCTCGTGAAGGCAGGGTCTGGGGCATTGACCCACAGCATGCCGAACTCCCTGGGGGTCCTCGACGACTTAGCCAAACACACGGTCCTGGTTCCGTTCAATGATGCTCAGGCGCTCCGCAAAGCGATTCGTGAGGCGGATGGAGATGTGGCCGCCATGATCCTGGAACCCGTGCTGGGCAACGTCGGGCCAATCCTTCCGAAGGAGGGCTACCTTAAGGAAGTCAGGGAGATCACTCGTGCCGCAGACGTGCTTCTGATCTTCGACGAGGTGATAACCGGGTTCCGACTCGGTCTCGGTGGAGCCCAGGAGATGTTCGGCGTGAGGCCGGACCTATTCACGATGGGTAAGATCGTCGGGGGCGGATACCCGATTGGCGTGTTCGCTGGCAGGAGAGACATAATGAGCAACATCTCCCCGCTGGGCGGAGTATACCAGGCAGGAACCTTCAGCGGCAACCCAGTGAGTACCACCGCAGGCCTCGAAACGATAAGAGCGATAGAGAAGAGAGGCTATGGTCCGCTCAACAGGAGGTCGTGGAAACTCCGGAAGGGGCTCGAGGATGTGTTCTCAAGAACATCCTTGCCACACCAGGTTTCCGGCATTGGCTCGATGTTCCAGGTATTCTTCACAGATGCAAACATCCTCAACTGGAATGATGCCCGCGCCTCGGACACAACGAGCTTCATGAAGATGTTTAGAGGGCTGTTGGACGAAGGGGTCTACACTCCGCCGAGCCAATTCGAGACGAACTTCCTGTCCATGGCCCACAGCGACGCTGACATAGAGTTCACCCTTGCCGCATACGAGAGAACCCTCAGAGGATTGCGGAGATGA
- the hemB gene encoding porphobilinogen synthase, producing MFPKTRLRRIRGVQALRDLVRETEVSTKDLVYPMFVDESISSPQPIPSMPGISRHSLRSLVAEAEKAEALGVPAIMLFGIPKRKDPMGRGAYAENGIVQRAIRRLKERTDLILIADLCLCEYTSHGHCGVVTKGRVDNDKTLELYGKTAVSQAEAGTDMIAPSGMMDGMVSAIRRALDAAGHDHTPIMSYSAKFASSFYGPFRDAACSAPAFGDRKSHQMDSGNLREAMREIELDIHEGADIVMVKPALPYLDIIREARRAFPVPLAAYSVSGEYSMLKAVSANGWLDYDSTLAEALLAIKRAGADIIISYAALDFARIRRRRPGGSD from the coding sequence ATGTTTCCGAAAACGAGGCTGAGGAGGATCAGAGGCGTCCAAGCCCTCAGAGACCTCGTCAGGGAGACCGAAGTGTCGACAAAGGACCTCGTGTATCCGATGTTCGTTGACGAGTCGATCTCGTCACCCCAACCGATCCCGTCGATGCCTGGAATAAGTCGTCACTCCTTGCGAAGCCTCGTCGCTGAAGCCGAGAAAGCCGAGGCCTTGGGCGTGCCCGCCATCATGTTATTCGGAATTCCAAAGAGGAAGGACCCGATGGGAAGAGGGGCGTACGCCGAAAACGGCATAGTCCAGAGAGCTATCCGGAGGCTCAAGGAGCGAACTGACCTGATACTCATCGCGGACCTGTGCCTGTGCGAGTACACAAGTCATGGGCACTGCGGGGTCGTCACAAAGGGTCGGGTGGACAATGACAAGACCCTCGAGCTCTACGGCAAGACGGCCGTCTCTCAGGCTGAAGCGGGGACGGACATGATTGCCCCCAGCGGTATGATGGACGGGATGGTCTCCGCGATAAGGAGGGCTCTCGACGCTGCTGGGCATGATCACACACCCATAATGTCATACAGCGCGAAGTTCGCCTCCTCCTTCTATGGTCCTTTCAGGGACGCTGCATGCTCAGCACCTGCTTTCGGAGACAGAAAATCCCACCAGATGGACAGCGGGAATCTTCGCGAGGCTATGAGGGAGATCGAACTCGACATACACGAAGGGGCGGACATTGTCATGGTCAAGCCGGCACTCCCCTATCTTGATATCATCAGGGAGGCCAGGAGAGCCTTTCCTGTCCCTCTGGCCGCGTACAGCGTGAGCGGCGAGTACTCCATGCTGAAGGCGGTCTCGGCAAACGGTTGGCTCGATTACGATTCGACGCTGGCCGAGGCTCTGCTGGCAATCAAGCGCGCAGGGGCGGACATCATAATCTCCTACGCCGCTCTTGACTTCGCAAGGATTAGGAGAAGGAGACCGGGGGGAAGTGATTGA
- the hemA gene encoding glutamyl-tRNA reductase, producing MIEVVSAHITHKWVDIKKLELYAAKEAKSLLNAIKSLDSVQECALLKTCNRVEVYVATEDAQRAKASMENMIMSSVEGSDPNHIQFLFSVDSVRHLARVASGLESMIVGEEQILSQVKDAYSFGLEVGTIDKTLGEVFRKAISIGKKVRSETGVSRGSVSIGSAAVELANGLLESLQNRTILVVGAGEISQLVALSLARHNVKTIFVANRTYDDAVQLAARLGGEAVHFDRLHEFLRISDVVICGTAAPHVILSKEDLILAFGPGGPTKPLLFIDISNPRNISEDVVELPNVRLHDMDGLKEVAERNAQRRMKEVERAEKIIERELRFIISRFEERRDSEDTIRLLHTRVAEIRDSELAKAINKMNGIDEHQKKVMNDMLVSFTKKILAEPTNALREASKNGEKQLISAAERLFKLEGE from the coding sequence TTGATAGAAGTGGTCAGCGCGCACATAACCCACAAATGGGTCGACATAAAGAAGCTGGAGCTCTACGCTGCCAAGGAGGCAAAGTCCTTGCTGAACGCAATCAAGTCTCTCGATTCCGTGCAAGAGTGCGCCCTCCTGAAGACATGCAACAGGGTCGAGGTATACGTCGCGACGGAGGACGCCCAGAGGGCCAAAGCAAGCATGGAGAACATGATCATGTCCTCTGTGGAAGGTTCGGACCCGAACCATATCCAGTTCCTGTTCTCCGTGGATTCGGTCAGGCACCTGGCCAGAGTCGCCAGCGGGCTCGAAAGCATGATTGTCGGGGAGGAGCAGATACTGTCTCAGGTCAAGGACGCTTACAGTTTCGGGCTCGAGGTCGGGACCATTGATAAGACTCTGGGCGAGGTGTTCCGGAAGGCCATAAGCATCGGCAAGAAGGTCAGATCGGAGACGGGCGTCAGCAGGGGCAGCGTCTCGATTGGCTCAGCAGCTGTGGAGCTGGCCAACGGCCTGCTCGAGTCACTGCAGAACCGAACCATCCTCGTTGTCGGAGCCGGAGAGATATCACAGCTTGTCGCGTTGTCCCTCGCAAGGCACAATGTGAAAACGATATTCGTCGCGAACAGGACTTATGACGACGCCGTCCAGCTTGCCGCGCGGCTCGGTGGAGAGGCGGTTCATTTCGACAGGCTACACGAGTTCCTCCGCATCAGCGATGTCGTAATCTGTGGGACGGCCGCTCCTCATGTCATTCTTAGCAAGGAGGACCTCATCCTTGCCTTCGGTCCAGGGGGACCTACCAAACCGCTGTTGTTCATAGACATAAGCAACCCGAGGAATATCAGCGAAGACGTGGTCGAGTTGCCCAACGTGCGGCTGCACGACATGGACGGGCTCAAGGAAGTCGCAGAAAGGAACGCCCAGAGAAGGATGAAAGAGGTGGAGAGGGCCGAGAAGATAATTGAGAGGGAGCTCAGATTCATCATATCACGATTCGAGGAAAGAAGGGACTCGGAAGATACGATCCGCCTCCTCCACACGAGGGTGGCTGAGATACGAGACTCGGAGCTTGCCAAGGCCATTAACAAGATGAACGGCATCGACGAGCATCAGAAGAAGGTAATGAACGATATGCTCGTGTCCTTTACAAAGAAGATTCTAGCAGAGCCGACAAACGCTCTCAGAGAGGCGTCCAAGAACGGTGAGAAACAACTCATTTCTGCGGCCGAAAGGCTCTTCAAGCTAGAAGGCGAGTGA
- a CDS encoding uroporphyrinogen-III synthase codes for MTTIALMRPESSLAESVRLAEERGLSVLSAPMMALEPLVDTRFERVLHDLQSECIDCIVFTSSNGVSHALKLVEGSIGRGEFLKRLACTKVAAIGAKTKRSLESLGVRVDHVPRTYSSEGLVELFAELGVKGMRIVILRSTHGSDQLVSGLVGLGALVDDVPVYTIKMPGDVESAKRLVKRAARGDIDVFCFTSTMMVNNFLEIARSLGLADEVIARMNGAKVAAIGRPTVRALESYGIDVGIVPEEQTIEALLDEVVSKT; via the coding sequence TTGACCACGATTGCCCTGATGAGACCCGAATCATCCCTAGCGGAGTCGGTTCGCTTGGCCGAAGAGAGAGGCTTGTCCGTGCTCAGCGCGCCGATGATGGCGCTCGAGCCATTGGTTGACACAAGGTTCGAAAGGGTTCTCCATGATCTACAGAGCGAATGCATCGATTGCATTGTGTTCACGAGCTCGAACGGTGTCTCGCACGCTCTGAAGCTGGTAGAGGGTTCCATCGGCAGGGGTGAGTTCCTGAAGAGACTGGCTTGCACGAAGGTGGCCGCCATAGGGGCAAAGACAAAGCGCTCGCTCGAATCCCTAGGAGTGCGGGTCGACCATGTGCCGAGGACTTACAGCTCCGAGGGACTTGTGGAACTCTTCGCAGAGCTCGGCGTCAAGGGGATGAGAATAGTGATCCTCAGGAGCACCCATGGCTCCGATCAGCTCGTCTCAGGCCTCGTCGGGCTAGGAGCACTCGTCGACGATGTGCCGGTCTACACCATAAAGATGCCCGGTGACGTCGAATCTGCGAAGAGACTTGTGAAGAGGGCCGCTCGCGGAGATATCGACGTGTTCTGTTTCACCAGCACGATGATGGTGAACAACTTCTTGGAAATCGCGCGCTCCCTGGGATTGGCTGACGAGGTCATCGCGCGGATGAACGGCGCGAAGGTTGCGGCGATCGGCAGGCCCACGGTGAGGGCGCTGGAGAGCTACGGGATCGACGTGGGCATAGTCCCTGAGGAGCAGACAATCGAAGCGCTATTGGATGAAGTGGTGAGCAAGACATGA
- a CDS encoding bifunctional precorrin-2 dehydrogenase/sirohydrochlorin ferrochelatase: MVPLIIDFKDKPVVICGGGNVGLRKAKIFCRAGARVRVLSKEFAKGFDSLPVDKLKVSSINDLRVLDGAFIVIAATDDPDTNSRISRACEQKAIMCNSVDNLESEVYLPSIITRGPLTIGISTKGDSPGLSRMARLRIEKIIGPEWGRMAALQAEVRSRLKSSERTQSSRRKVIHKILDDPDIWKALEAGNMRRARGLAAKRYLGERN, encoded by the coding sequence ATGGTCCCACTCATCATAGACTTCAAGGACAAGCCCGTCGTGATTTGTGGTGGCGGCAACGTGGGACTGAGAAAAGCGAAGATCTTTTGCAGAGCCGGAGCACGAGTGCGAGTGTTGAGCAAGGAGTTCGCCAAGGGCTTTGATTCACTTCCTGTAGACAAGCTCAAAGTCAGCTCGATCAACGACCTCCGGGTGCTCGACGGAGCATTCATCGTGATAGCCGCAACAGACGATCCTGACACGAATTCCCGCATATCGCGCGCATGCGAGCAGAAGGCGATCATGTGCAACTCGGTCGACAATCTGGAATCTGAGGTGTATCTTCCATCAATCATAACAAGAGGCCCCCTGACGATAGGCATCAGCACAAAGGGGGATAGCCCTGGGCTTTCGAGAATGGCCCGTCTGAGGATTGAGAAGATCATCGGACCCGAATGGGGAAGGATGGCAGCCCTTCAGGCAGAGGTACGATCGAGGCTTAAGAGCTCGGAGCGCACCCAGTCGTCCCGGCGCAAGGTAATACATAAGATTCTCGATGACCCAGACATCTGGAAAGCCCTGGAAGCGGGAAACATGAGAAGGGCGCGAGGGCTCGCTGCCAAAAGGTATCTAGGTGAGCGGAATTGA